The sequence TTGCTTCTAGCAAAGTAATTGTACCGATAACGTTATTACGATAATATTTAGCCGGATTAGAAACCGATTCTCCGACATAAGCGTAAGCAGAAAAATGCATTACTGCTGCAATGTTACGAGATTTAAATAAGTTATCTAATAATTGGCGATCGCCGGTATCTCCTTGAATCAGTTCGACTTCAAGAACTTTTTCCACCAAATCGCGATGTCCATAGACTAAATTATCTAGTATCAGGACGGAATAACCAGCTTTTTTTAAAGCTAAAACAGTGTGTGAGCCAATATAACCGGCTCCTCCGGTGACTAAAATAGTAGACTGTTCGGAAGACATAGATTTTGCTGTGAAATAAACCATTACATCATAAATTTAGTTTAATGGCAGCGTAATTACTTATCTCCAGGACTACAAATACTAAACATTATTGATAAAAATTGCACTAAAATCACTACGAAGGTAATTTTAGTGTGTAGGGTATGAGGTATTTGAAATCAAGCAATGGTACTACTACCATTTGACAGTAGAATAAATCTTTGCCCGGAGCCATATAGGTTGACTGTAAAAAACATTTGAGAGTGTATTTATGTTTGAACTGCTAAGCCGAGTACTTCTATGGCTACTTATAGGTACTGTTGTATTTAGCCTATTTCAGAAATTCTACCCAACCGGAAACTTTGTAGGGCGATTGGTAGTGGTAGTTTTTCTGATTATTTTGTTATTGTCCTTTGTGAATCCTAACGAACCAGCTATTGCTTCTTTGTGGAGAGTAGTATCGTTTCCCCTAAAACCTTTAGGAGCAGCAATTTTACTGATGACTTTCGCTGCTCAGAGAATAAAAGGTGGAGCGATAGACAAGCCGGGAGGATATTTAGTTGGCTGGGCACTGAGTATATTATTGTTAGCAAGTACACCAGCGGTGGCTTATTTCTTGATTCAATCGCCTGTAGCAAGAGCAGCTTATCCCAATGTAGCTTTACTTGAATCGAAATCTGCAACCCTTGTCGCATTTGCTGGAGATACATCTGTAGCGAATATGTCAGGTATCCTTGGCGATACTGTTATTCCTCAAATAAATGCAGATCCGAACATAATCGCATTAAATCCTAGCAGTATAAATTTTCCACGTTATCTTTTGCAAAGACCTCAACAAATTCGTCGTCGGGGCTTACGTTTAGAAGACTTTGTACCGAATGCAGAAACTTTGCAATTAACAACACAAGTTTGGGATCGCTACTTAGGACAAGTAAATAGTTTCTTACGTCCTCGATAGATTGTTTGTCATAAAAAAGACTAGGGTGTAGTCAGTGCCATGCCCTAGTTTTTTGTCTTTAAGTATCACCTGTTTCATCCTGGTGGTTCAAATCATTAATTTTAAAGGGTTTATTTTTATCCAAATTCTTTTCTCCCCCTGCTTGTCAAAACCCATCAATTTTAATGAAAACGAATACTAATGGTTTGTCCCATAACAATTGACGGGGGAGGCAAGGCAGGGAGAAGAGGGGAAAAAGAAGTTTTGACATTGCTGATTAAAAGTATGATTTGCCCCCAGCCCCGAATTTGAGGGATTTAGGGCGCATAATATTAGATCTAAAAAAAATAAATTCATACCTCAATTCAGCAACGCTTAAGTTTTTATATTTTTGATGTACCCCGCAAAATTATCGTGGCGGAGTATTAGAGCAAACGAATAAAAATTCTTCATTGAAAATTGTTCGTTGATACCTGATAATTGGTAATTGGTAATTAATTGCTCGAATGTCACAATCACGACGCTTTGTCAAACTTGTTGCTTATCTACGCCCTCATTGGCGAGCAACAACTTTAGGTATTGTAGCTCTACTAATTGTTAATGGATTGGGGGCTTACATACCTTTATTAATTGGAGATTGCGTTAAGAAACTTTCGGAAGACTTTGACTACGGACAAATCATACGCTACTCCATCCTGATTATTTCACTCACTTCTTCAATGTGGCTGATAAGGATGGCTTCTCGCATCTGGATATTCGGTGTGGGAAGGCAGGTGGAATTTGACCTCAAACAGCAAATTTTTGAACATTTGCTGAAGTTGGAGCCTTCTTATTTTGCGACTAATAAAGCCGGAGACTTGATTAGTCGTGCTACTAGCGATGTTGATAATATTCGGCGATTGTTGGGTTTTGTGGTGTTGAGTTTTGCAAATACGATATTTGCTTATGCGCTGACTTTACCCATAATGCTTTCTCTGAATCTACAACTAGCTGTATTAGCATTAATACCGTATCCGATAATGTTCTTTATGGTATTGCTATTTAGCGAACGTCTCCGGGATCAACAAACCTCGGTACAGGAAAATATTTCGGATATCAGCAACCTGATTCAAGAAGATATTAGCGGTATTTCCTTAATCAAAATTTATGCTCAAGAAGACAACGAACGTCGTGCTTTTGCTAAACAAAATCGCCAGCTATTAAAGGCTAATTTAAAATTAGCCCAAACTCGCAACACTCTATTTCCCTTAATTGGGGGATTAGCTAATATCAGTACTTTGATAATTATTTGGATCGGAGCGGGCAGAATTGGTTCTAGCCTCGATATTGGTGATTTTGTCAAGCTGCTACTGTATATTGAGCGCTTAATATTTCCTACAGCTTTATTAGGATTTACCATTACTGCTTATCAGCGTGGTGAAGTTAGCGTTGATAGAGTTGAATCAATTTTTAGTGTCAAACCAAAAATAAAAGACTACAGCAATGCAATTAGATTGTCACGAGAAGCGGTAAAAGGAGAATTAACTGCTAAAAATTTAAAATTTACTTATCCAGGATTGGAAACTTCCGCATTAGATAATATTAGTTTTAATATCAGTCCGGGAGAAACAATTGCAATCGTAGGGGCTATAGGTTCGGGTAAATCAACTTTAGCTAATTGTTTACCGCGTTTATTAGATATTGATGAAGGACAATTGTTTTTAGATGGAACAGATATTACTCAAATTGCTTTAACGGATTTAAGAGATGCGATTGCTTATGTTCCTCAAGACAGCTTTCTGTTTAGCACTACAATTCAAAATAATATCCGTTATGGAGACCCTTTAGCCGAACAACATGAAGTTGAAAATGCGGCTAAGCTATCGCAAATTAGCTCCGAAATAGGAAATTTTCCCCAACAATACAATACTCTTGTCGGAGAACGCGGAATTACTCTTTCTGGTGGTCAAAGGCAGCGCACAGCTTTAGCTAGAGCTATGTTAGTCGATGCTCCAGTACTAATTTTAGATGATGCACTTTCGAGTGTTGACAATCAAACTGCTACACAAATTCTAAAAAATCTTTCTAGCGGTACAAAGCGCAAGACAGTTGTTTTTATCACCCATCAATTATCTGCTGCTGCCGCTGCCGACCGAATTTTGGTTATGGAGAAAGGTAAAGTTGTTCAAACTGGTACTCAAGTAGAGCTTTTACAACAACCCGGACTTTATAGGGATTTATGGAGTCAGCATCAGGTGGAAGAGTTGCTACATTAACAGTGAGCAGTGAGCAGTTAGCAGTGAGCAGTTAGCAGTTAGCAGTGAGCAGTTAGCAGTTACCGCTCAGAAGTTACTAGCGGTTTGTCCCATTAAAATGGGTGGTATTCCCTGCTTTAAGCTATTGATTATGAGCGCGGCTATTGCAACTACGAACCTTTATAACAACTTATCAAAATAACTGTTAACTGTTCACTGATAACTGTTAACTGATTTAAAATGCTCCTATACGGGCAAAAATTACATAAATTGTTTTGGCAATCAACGATAAATCGTAAAATTCATGCCATTTTGATTGATATTGTAAGTCTAACTGGAAAACTTGTTCAAAGTCTTTGATGTGAGAACGTCCGTTGACTTGCCATTCTCCTGTTAAACCGGGTTTGACATGTAGGCGTTGCCAGTGATGCTCGGAGTAGTGCATTACTTCATCAGCTGTGGGAGGACGAGTCCCAACTAAACTCATTTCACCTGAAAAGACGTTCCAAAATTGGGGAAGCTCGTCCAAACTTGTACTTCTTAAAAAACGTCCTACTTTAGTAACTCGAAAATCATTCTTACTTTTAAAGAAATGTCCGTTAGCTTCGTTTTGTACTTGCGATTTTAATTGTTCTGCGTCCGAAACCATTGAACGAAATTTACGAATACGAAATGTATTGCCGTAAAGTCCGTACCTTTCTTGTGTAAAGAAAATTGGACCGGGGCTATTGATTTTAATCGCGATCGCAACTGGTAAAAATACAATCGCTAAAATTACTAAACCCACCATACTGCCCAGAATATCTAGCAAACGCTTAAATCTAGAACTGACTGAAGGATGGGGTGTAATTTGCGGAACCCAAGTGTTCGTTGCACCTTTAATAATACTTATCATCAGTAATTGGAACGTAGCTAAGCTAAGTTTTGAGCGACAAACGTATTCCTACGTAAGAATATTCTGAATATAGACTTAGCTTTATTAAAATTATTGCCTATCCCCGTATTTTTGCTGAATCTTCATCGAGATCGCAAGAATTACTATCATTTATAAAATTTGAGTAAAGAATAAAACCTATGTCTTTAGATAGATGAAAAATATGTTCCTTAGCGAGTTAATATCCCGAGGAACTTAAATTTGCTACCAATACAATGCGTAAACCTTAATGTTCTTTGAGACATAGAATTTTCTGAAGGTAGCAAGTACAACCTATCCATTTAATTATTGATTTGACGGATACTTTGGCTGTATGGTAAGGCTTATAAACTACAGAAAAATAATATCAATGCATTCAAAATATAGCTTGCGGGTAAGAGGTGATACATTTTCTCGGATATTCACAATCGAGCCATTAAGATGAACATTTGAATACACGGTCATTCAATTAGTGGGAGTTAATTTTTCATTGTCAACTCCCTTCATGTGTATTTCATGAAGTTTTTTGGGAAAAATGATTTATAGCATCCCTTTTATGGTTGTGCTTACATGCATTACTACATCCTATTTACATTGTGGTTGGGAATGAAGGGCAATTCCACAGTGGTGCTATCTCAAAATTAAGGTGCTAAACATGGTTGCAACTGGAGCAGACAAAGTAAAAGTCGGACGTTTAGAGTCCATAGTAGAGCAAATAGGGGAAGCCGTACTGGCTACCACCGAGACAATAGAGCGTCTTTCTGACAGAGTAGATAATTTAAGCGTACAGGTAGAAGAGCAGGGAAAGCAGGTACAGCAGCAAGGTTATCAAATTTTGGCATTGTGCGATGCCGTGCAAACTCTGGCAGAAGGACAAGACGATTCCCTGCAAAGGCTAACTCAGTTGACGCAAACTTTAAATCGTCTAATGGTAGTTCTAGAAGCAGAAGACGAAGTTTAATTAATTGTCAATCAAAGTTAATAATTCTCAATGAATAATTGACTTAAAGCGGAATCGAGCTTAGAGGAACGCTGCGAAAATATTTTTTTCGCATCAATACTTATAAATTAAT comes from Rivularia sp. PCC 7116 and encodes:
- a CDS encoding ABC transporter ATP-binding protein, whose amino-acid sequence is MSQSRRFVKLVAYLRPHWRATTLGIVALLIVNGLGAYIPLLIGDCVKKLSEDFDYGQIIRYSILIISLTSSMWLIRMASRIWIFGVGRQVEFDLKQQIFEHLLKLEPSYFATNKAGDLISRATSDVDNIRRLLGFVVLSFANTIFAYALTLPIMLSLNLQLAVLALIPYPIMFFMVLLFSERLRDQQTSVQENISDISNLIQEDISGISLIKIYAQEDNERRAFAKQNRQLLKANLKLAQTRNTLFPLIGGLANISTLIIIWIGAGRIGSSLDIGDFVKLLLYIERLIFPTALLGFTITAYQRGEVSVDRVESIFSVKPKIKDYSNAIRLSREAVKGELTAKNLKFTYPGLETSALDNISFNISPGETIAIVGAIGSGKSTLANCLPRLLDIDEGQLFLDGTDITQIALTDLRDAIAYVPQDSFLFSTTIQNNIRYGDPLAEQHEVENAAKLSQISSEIGNFPQQYNTLVGERGITLSGGQRQRTALARAMLVDAPVLILDDALSSVDNQTATQILKNLSSGTKRKTVVFITHQLSAAAAADRILVMEKGKVVQTGTQVELLQQPGLYRDLWSQHQVEELLH
- a CDS encoding sugar transferase: MISIIKGATNTWVPQITPHPSVSSRFKRLLDILGSMVGLVILAIVFLPVAIAIKINSPGPIFFTQERYGLYGNTFRIRKFRSMVSDAEQLKSQVQNEANGHFFKSKNDFRVTKVGRFLRSTSLDELPQFWNVFSGEMSLVGTRPPTADEVMHYSEHHWQRLHVKPGLTGEWQVNGRSHIKDFEQVFQLDLQYQSKWHEFYDLSLIAKTIYVIFARIGAF